The following proteins are encoded in a genomic region of Nicotiana sylvestris chromosome 4, ASM39365v2, whole genome shotgun sequence:
- the LOC138890382 gene encoding uncharacterized protein: MRDLSREQNSKKKGILPSDTIANPKSSGSGPTSHVMSITTRSGKVLQGGSEHVVEVEESEHEVEVEEPRFVEVEKGPEELKVQQENRDEVKEKVKETPKTLPPISRPPLPFPQGLARKVDDSKLEKFYDILKKLSMNIPFVEAFQEMSGFAKYLKYLIAKKRTTKNKVVNVTHRVSSIISTSTVQKKEDRGAFTILCTIGAHDFARALCDNGASIKLMPLAIYKQAGLEVTFQASKGKKLPHEYESISVIDVVDEVEDAVKMKMEEQCLGEALAAILVNFDGEDMEGYMEWVEQLLEVLKEHRQAIGWTIVDIRGILLGICEHKINLESETKPSVEHQRRLNPFMQEVVKKEIIKWLDAGVVYPIADSFLKLNSATCKDHFLMPFIDQMLDWQAGKSFYFFLDGYSGYNQINIALEDQEKTTFTCPYGTFAFSRIPFGLCNAPSTFQKCMMSIFSDMVEDFLEVFMDDFLVVGDSFEHCLNNLRQVLKRCEETNLVLNWEKCHFMVDEGIVLGHQIMA, encoded by the exons atgagagacctctctagggaacaaaattcaaagaaaaaagggatacttccaagtgacacaattgcgaaccccaaaAGTAGTGGGAGTGGTCCAACTTCTCATGTCATGTCGATTACTACTCGGAGTGGGAAGGTACTACAAGGAGGGAGTGAACACGTGGTTGAAGTTGAAGAGTCCGAACATGAAGTTGAGGTTGAAGAGCCAAGATTTGTTGAAGTTGAAAAGGGTCCGGAAGAGTTGAAAGTGCAACAAGAAAACCGGGACgaggtaaaggaaaaggtaaaagagacaccAAAAACTCTACCACCCATTTCTAGACCTCCTCTTCCATTCCCTCAAGGACTTGCTAGGaaggttgatgatagcaaactcgaAAAGTTCTATGACATTCTCAAGAAATTATCGATGAATAttccatttgtggaagcatttcaagagatgtcaggttttgctaaatatttgaaatatTTGATTGCCAAGAAGAGAACCACAAAAAATaaagtggtgaatgtgactcacCGAGTTAGTTCCATCATTTCAACATCTAccgttcaaaagaaagaagaccGAGGAGCTTTTACCATTCTTTGTACTATTGGGGCACATGACTTTGCAAGAGCCCTTTGTGATAATGGGGCTAGCATCAAATTGATGCCTCTTGCCATTTACAAGCAAGCGGGGTTGG AGGTCACATTCCAAGCAAGCAAGGGTAAGAAACTACCACATGAATATGAGAGCATctcggtgattgatgttgttgatgaagtggaagatgcagttaaaatgaagatggaagaacaatgcctCGGTGAGGCATTGGCGGCTATCTTGGTGAACTTTGATGGTGAAGATATGGAAGGATATATGGAATGG GTAGAACAATTGTTGGAAGTCTTGAAGGAGCATAGGCAAGCAATTGGATGGACAATTGTGGATATCCGAGGGATTCTCCTTGGAATTTGTGAACACAAGATCAATTTGGAGAGTGAGACGaaaccaagtgtggaacatcaacGACGGTTGAACCCGTTcatgcaagaggtggtaaagaaagaaattatcaaatggttggatgctgGGGTAGTCTACCCCATTGCCGATAGTTTTTTG AAGCTCAATAGTGCCACATGCAAAGACCATTTCCttatgccttttattgatcaaatgcttgattgGCAAGCGGGAAAGTCATTCTATTTCTTTCTTGATGgatattctgggtacaaccaaatcaacaTCGCATTGGAGGATcaagaaaagacaacattcacttgCCCTTATGGGACTTTTGCTTTTAGCCGGATaccatttggtttgtgcaatgctCCGTCTACTTTTCAAAAATGTATGATGTCCATTTtctccgacatggtggaggattttctagaggttttcatggatgacttcttggTGGTAGGTGACTCTTTTGAGCATTGTCTTAACAATCTTAGACAAGTGCTAAAGAGATGTGAGGAGACCAACCTTGTGCTCaactgggagaaatgccatttcatggtggaTGAAGGCATTGTATTGGGGCATCAAATCATGGCATAG